The Asticcacaulis sp. MM231 genomic interval CGCTTCATAATAGAATGAACGCGCGGTAAAATCAAGCTGTGGCGGGCTAGGTGTTGGCGGACGACCGTCCGTGTTCAGATCAGTTCAACGGTGACAGGCGATTGGCGACCTGGGCGGCAATCCCCTCGCGGCGCTCGTAATAGGCTGCCAATTCCCTTTGCAGCCCGCGTTTGTCCTTACGGCGCCAGCAATCGAGCATGCGTTGATATTCCGCCTCCCGATCCGGCAACATCTCGGCCTCGTAGGCGCGGATCGCCAGTGTCTCTTCCCGCAGCAATGATATGCTCGTCTGCAGCAGCGGGTTATCCGCAGAGTCGATGATGTCCTGGAACAACCGATCTACGGCCTCGCCGACGTCGAAGGCGGGTGCGTCGGCTGAGGTGGCCCCTGAAGACGGCGGTCGCTGTGTCATGGAAATCCAGTCCTCCGCGCAGGTCTTGAGCCTTGGGTGATTTCACCAAGCATTTTGAATTCCGTCAATGCTTAGTTTATCTGACTTCAGGTCTCAGGGGCGTCGCCCCTCGCGCGGGCAAGGCCCACGTTCGGTATCCCCGGCCTTCCGCGCGAAGCGCTTGTGCAGGCCGGGTGATCCCCCTCCGAACCTGGGCCGTGGCCCTTGCTACCCCCAACCTCGCCGGTGGGCAGGGTTTCAGCGCGGACTTGAGCGCTGGAACCGTCATCGAGGTCGCAACGGAGCGGTCCGATCCCACAAAGGAACACGAGCATGCCAACCATAGGTACTTTCACCAAGGCCGGAGACATCTTTACCGGCACCATCCTGACCCTGACACTCAATGTGACGGTCAATATTGTCCCCGCCGACCGCGTTTCAGACCAGTCGCCCGACTATCGGATCCACTGGGGCTGCGTTGACTGCGGCGCGGCCTGGAAGCGGACCAACGACGCCGGCCAGGCGTTCCTGTCCGTGAAGCTTGACGATCCGGCCTTTCCCCATCCGATCTATGCGAGCCTGTTTGCCGATGACGATGAAAATCGCTTCAATCTGGTCTGGTCACGACCGAAAGGGCGATGACGCGGACAAAAAAGGGAGCGGGCGCCCTGGGGGGCAAGGCGCCCGCGCGCCGCCAGATTCGGGGGGATGAACAGGGCGGCGAATTCGCATTATAGGCGAAAAATGGGGCCTGAGTGTGACGCTGTTGACAGAAAGGGGCTAAGGGCGCTGCCCTCGCGACGGTCAAGGAGAACGTCCCGATAGGGGGACCGGCGCGGGCGGTCTCCCCAACCTTCCGCGCCCAAGGGGGCTTGTGCAGGTTGGGTGATCCCCCTCCGCCCGCGCCGTCCTTGACCTCTGCTACCCCGGTCTCGCCGACGGGCAGGGTTTCAGCGCGCCAAGGAAGGCCGCTGTAACCCAGCCTCAAAAGGAAAGACCCATATGAAAATGACATACCTGCCCAGCCTGATGGCCATTGTTCAGGATGACTCACAAGCGACGCCTGTCGCCACGGTGACCATAAACACACTCGACGGCATATCTATCCATGTCCTCGCGCGCGCCATGGCCATGGCGCCGAGCCTTGTGTGCCTGCTCGATGGCATCATGGATATTGAACCCGATGAAGACGGCGACCGCACCCTCTCGACAGAAGGGATGCAGCCCATTCGGGACGCGCTCTCAGCGTTCACCGTGGCCGATTTTGTCCCCCTGAGCCACTACGTCCACATCATCAAATAGGAGCGAAACGCTATGAATACCTCAAATATTACAACGTGTGCCGCGCCGATTTCAGGGGCTTTTAAGGTCGATGTCTCGCGTGGTAGTCACAACGGCGTTGTGTCGTCACAGTGGTTCAGCCGCCCGGACGATCAAAGGTTTTTGAATCTGGATGACCTTTATGAAAGCACCCGTCGCCGTGCTGATGGCGCACAGGTTCGCACCGTGAAAAGCGATCAGGTACGGGTGGAAGCCGACCGTGACGATACCGAGTCATTGCGCCTGATCCTTCCGGGACGCGATGCCGAAATTGCCCCGACACATTGGAGCTTCGGGCAATTGTGCAGCATGGTCGGTGCGCCCAGCACCTATATGCGTCAGTTGCCTGCGCCGCTGGCCGGGATCAATCTGCAACACGGCCTGTTAAGTCATCGCGCTGAACTGATGAAAACCTTAGAAACCGGTGACGGGCAGGTCGAATTGCGCGCCGTGACCGGACCGGACTACGGCCGCATTTGGGATCATGAACTGGTCGGCGCGGTGCGGAAGATTGCCGGAAATGGCCTTGGCGATACACGCTGGAAAGTCCCCGGCGTGCTCGACTGGGGTACCATGACCCATAACCCTTATGTCGATGTCACCAAGGAAACGACGACCCTTTATGCCAGTGACCGTGACGTCTTCGTGTTTCTCGTGGACGACACCCACCCCATCGAGGCAGGGCGATTGCCCAATGGCGAGCCGGATCTTTATTTCAGGGGGTTCTATGCGTGGAACTCGGAAGTCGGCTCCAAAACCCTCGGCATCGCGTCCTTTTTCCTGCGTGGGGTTTGTCAAAATCGCAACCTATGGGGTGTTGAAAGCTTTGAAGACATCACCATTCGTCACTCTAAATTTGCCGCCCAGCGCTTCGCCCATGAAGCCGCGCCGGCCCTGAAAAATTTCGCCAATTCATCCCCAGCCTCGTTCATTGCCGGGATCA includes:
- a CDS encoding DUF932 domain-containing protein, whose translation is MNTSNITTCAAPISGAFKVDVSRGSHNGVVSSQWFSRPDDQRFLNLDDLYESTRRRADGAQVRTVKSDQVRVEADRDDTESLRLILPGRDAEIAPTHWSFGQLCSMVGAPSTYMRQLPAPLAGINLQHGLLSHRAELMKTLETGDGQVELRAVTGPDYGRIWDHELVGAVRKIAGNGLGDTRWKVPGVLDWGTMTHNPYVDVTKETTTLYASDRDVFVFLVDDTHPIEAGRLPNGEPDLYFRGFYAWNSEVGSKTLGIASFFLRGVCQNRNLWGVESFEDITIRHSKFAAQRFAHEAAPALKNFANSSPASFIAGIKAARDRVVAKDDDDRETFLKKRGFSKPETAKIIDAVLKEEGKKPESIFDFVQGITALARQKPHQDSRLELEKEAKKLMSVVV
- a CDS encoding DUF736 domain-containing protein translates to MPTIGTFTKAGDIFTGTILTLTLNVTVNIVPADRVSDQSPDYRIHWGCVDCGAAWKRTNDAGQAFLSVKLDDPAFPHPIYASLFADDDENRFNLVWSRPKGR